A window of Streptomyces sp. DG1A-41 contains these coding sequences:
- the gltB gene encoding glutamate synthase large subunit: MRTPRQPSQHSANGQNWSFMDARPAAQGMYDPRNEHDACGVGFVATLTGEASHTLVEQALTVLRNLEHRGATGSEPDSGDGAGILSQVPDAFFRDVAGFELPEAGAYAVGTAFLPEDSAADAVSQIETIAADEGLTVLGWREVPVAPQLLGATARSTMPVFRQIFVSDGAAVPATGIELDRKVFVLRKRAEREAGVYFPSLSARTIVYKGMLTTGQLEPFFPDLSDRRFASAIALVHSRFSTNTFPSWPLAHPYRFVAHNGEINTVKGNRNWMAARESQIVSDLFGDQEKIDRVFPICTPDASDSASFDEVLELLHLGGRSLPHSVLMMIPEAWENHDSMDPSRRAFYQFHSNLMEPWDGPACVTFTDGTQVGAVLDRNGLRPGRYWVTDDGLVVLGSEVGVLDIDPAKVVRKGRLQPGRMFLVDTAEHRIIEDDEIKAQLAAEQPYAEWLEAGEIELSDLPEREHIVHTHASVTRRQQTFGYTEEELRVILAPMAKAGAEPIGSMGTDSPIAALSDRPRLLFDYFTQLFAQVTNPPLDAIREELVTSLRSSLGPQGNLLDPSAASCRSVVLPFPVIDNDELAKLIHINADGDMPGFKAATLSGLYRVHGGGDALAARIDEICAEADAAIENGARLIVLSDRHSDAEHAPIPSLLLTAAVHHHLIRTKQRTQVGLLVEAGDVREVHHVALLIGYGAAAVNPYLAMESVEDLVRAGTFLPGIEPEKAIRNLIYALGKGVLKVMSKMGISTVASYRGAQVFEAVGLDETFVEKYFNGTATKIGGVGIDVIAKEVAARHAKAYPASGIAPAHRALDIGGEYQWRREGEPHLFDPETVFRLQHSTRSGRYDIFKKYTERVNEQSERLMTLRGLFGFKSDRKPIPIDEVEPVSEIVKRFSTGAMSYGSISQEAHETLAIAMNQLGGKSNTGEGGEDPERLYDPARRSSIKQVASGRFGVTSEYLVNSDDIQIKMAQGAKPGEGGQLPGHKVYPWVAKTRHSTPGVGLISPPPHHDIYSIEDLAQLIHDLKNANPQARIHVKLVSEVGVGTVAAGVSKAHADVVLISGHDGGTGASPLTSLKHAGGPWELGLAETQQTLLLNGLRDRIIVQTDGQLKTGRDVVIAALLGAEEFGFATAPLVVSGCVMMRVCHLDTCPVGIATQNPVLRERYNGKAEYVVNFFKYIAEEVREILAELGFRSIEEAVGHAEALDVTRAVDHWKAQGLDLEPLFHVPELPEGAVRHQLIAQDHGLEKALDNQLIKLAADALSASDATEAQPVRAQVQIRNINRTVGTMLGHEVTKKFGGAGLPDDTIDITFTGSAGQSFGAFVPRGVTLRLEGDANDYVGKGLSGGRIVVRPDRAADHLAEYSVIAGNTIGYGATGGEMFLRGKVGERFCVRNSGATVVSEGVGDHGCEYMTGGHAVVLGETGRNFAAGMSGGIAYVIDLDRDNVNVGNLDAVEALDDTDKQWLHDVVRRHQEETGSTVAEKLLAEWDTAVERFSKIIPSTYKAVLAAKDAAERAGLSESETHEKMMEAAING; this comes from the coding sequence ATGCGTACGCCGCGCCAGCCGTCCCAGCACTCCGCGAATGGCCAGAACTGGTCCTTCATGGATGCTCGCCCTGCTGCGCAGGGTATGTACGACCCCCGCAACGAGCACGACGCCTGCGGCGTCGGCTTCGTCGCCACCCTCACCGGCGAGGCGTCCCACACCCTGGTCGAGCAGGCTCTGACCGTTCTGCGCAACCTCGAACACCGCGGTGCCACCGGCTCCGAGCCCGACTCCGGCGACGGCGCGGGCATCCTGTCGCAGGTCCCGGACGCCTTCTTTCGTGACGTGGCTGGATTCGAACTGCCCGAGGCCGGTGCCTACGCCGTCGGCACCGCCTTCCTGCCGGAGGACTCCGCCGCCGACGCCGTCTCGCAGATCGAGACGATCGCGGCCGACGAGGGCCTGACGGTCCTCGGCTGGCGCGAGGTGCCGGTCGCTCCCCAGTTGCTGGGTGCCACCGCCCGGTCGACCATGCCGGTCTTCCGCCAGATCTTCGTCAGCGACGGCGCGGCCGTGCCCGCTACGGGTATCGAGCTCGACCGCAAGGTTTTCGTGCTGCGCAAGCGCGCCGAGCGTGAGGCCGGCGTGTACTTCCCGTCGCTGTCCGCGCGGACCATCGTCTACAAGGGCATGCTGACCACCGGTCAGCTGGAGCCCTTCTTCCCGGACCTGTCCGACCGCCGCTTCGCCTCCGCGATCGCGCTCGTGCACTCCCGGTTCTCGACGAACACCTTCCCGTCCTGGCCGCTGGCCCACCCGTACCGTTTCGTCGCGCACAACGGTGAGATCAACACCGTCAAGGGCAACCGCAACTGGATGGCGGCCCGCGAGTCCCAGATCGTCTCCGACCTGTTCGGCGACCAGGAGAAGATCGACCGGGTCTTCCCGATCTGCACGCCGGACGCCTCCGACTCGGCGTCCTTCGACGAGGTCCTCGAACTCCTGCACCTGGGCGGCCGTTCGCTGCCGCACTCCGTGCTGATGATGATCCCGGAGGCGTGGGAGAACCACGACTCCATGGACCCGAGCCGGCGTGCCTTCTACCAGTTCCACTCCAACCTGATGGAGCCCTGGGACGGCCCGGCCTGTGTCACCTTCACCGACGGCACCCAGGTCGGTGCCGTCCTCGACCGCAACGGCCTGCGCCCCGGCCGCTACTGGGTCACCGACGACGGCCTCGTCGTCCTCGGCTCCGAGGTCGGCGTCCTGGACATCGACCCGGCCAAGGTCGTCCGCAAGGGCCGCCTGCAGCCCGGCCGCATGTTCCTCGTCGACACCGCCGAGCACCGCATCATCGAGGACGACGAGATCAAGGCCCAGCTCGCCGCCGAACAGCCGTACGCGGAGTGGCTGGAGGCCGGCGAGATCGAGCTGTCCGACCTGCCCGAGCGCGAGCACATCGTGCACACGCACGCCTCGGTCACCCGCCGCCAGCAGACCTTCGGTTACACCGAGGAGGAGCTGCGCGTCATCCTCGCGCCGATGGCCAAGGCCGGTGCCGAGCCCATCGGCTCGATGGGCACCGACTCGCCGATCGCCGCGCTGTCGGACCGCCCGCGGCTGCTCTTCGACTACTTCACCCAGCTGTTCGCGCAGGTCACCAACCCGCCGCTGGACGCCATCCGCGAGGAGCTCGTCACCTCGCTGCGCTCCTCGCTGGGCCCGCAGGGCAACCTGCTCGACCCGAGCGCGGCCTCCTGCCGTAGTGTCGTGCTGCCCTTCCCGGTCATCGACAACGACGAGCTGGCCAAGCTCATCCACATCAACGCCGACGGCGACATGCCCGGCTTCAAGGCCGCGACCCTGTCCGGCCTGTACCGGGTGCACGGCGGCGGTGACGCGCTCGCAGCGCGGATCGACGAGATCTGCGCCGAGGCCGACGCCGCGATAGAGAACGGCGCCCGGCTGATCGTCCTGTCGGACCGTCACTCGGACGCCGAGCACGCGCCGATCCCGTCGCTGCTGCTCACCGCGGCCGTCCACCACCACCTCATCCGCACCAAGCAGCGCACCCAGGTGGGCCTGCTGGTCGAGGCCGGCGATGTCCGCGAGGTCCACCACGTCGCCCTGCTCATCGGCTACGGCGCCGCCGCCGTCAACCCGTACCTGGCGATGGAGTCCGTCGAGGACCTGGTCCGCGCCGGCACGTTCCTCCCCGGCATCGAGCCCGAGAAGGCCATCCGCAACCTCATCTACGCCCTCGGCAAGGGCGTGCTGAAGGTCATGTCCAAGATGGGCATCTCGACCGTCGCCTCCTACCGCGGCGCCCAGGTCTTCGAGGCCGTCGGTCTCGACGAGACCTTCGTCGAGAAGTACTTCAACGGCACGGCCACCAAGATCGGCGGCGTCGGCATCGACGTCATCGCCAAGGAGGTCGCCGCCCGGCACGCCAAGGCCTACCCGGCCTCCGGCATCGCCCCGGCGCACCGCGCGCTGGACATAGGCGGCGAGTACCAGTGGCGCCGCGAGGGCGAGCCGCACCTGTTCGACCCGGAGACGGTCTTCCGCCTCCAGCACTCCACGCGCTCCGGCCGCTACGACATCTTCAAGAAGTACACCGAGCGCGTGAACGAGCAGTCCGAGCGGCTGATGACGCTCCGCGGGCTCTTCGGCTTCAAGTCCGACCGCAAGCCGATCCCGATCGACGAGGTCGAGCCGGTCTCCGAGATCGTCAAGCGGTTCTCGACGGGCGCCATGTCGTACGGCTCCATCTCGCAGGAGGCGCACGAGACCCTCGCCATCGCCATGAACCAGCTGGGCGGCAAGTCCAACACCGGTGAGGGCGGCGAGGACCCGGAGCGGCTGTACGACCCGGCCCGCCGGTCGTCCATCAAGCAGGTCGCCTCCGGCCGCTTCGGTGTGACCTCCGAGTACCTGGTCAACTCCGACGACATCCAGATCAAGATGGCCCAGGGCGCCAAGCCCGGCGAGGGCGGCCAGCTGCCCGGCCACAAGGTCTACCCGTGGGTCGCCAAGACGCGGCACTCGACGCCCGGCGTGGGTCTGATCTCCCCGCCGCCGCACCACGACATCTACTCCATCGAGGACCTGGCCCAGCTGATCCACGACCTGAAGAACGCGAACCCGCAGGCGCGGATTCACGTCAAGCTGGTCTCCGAGGTCGGCGTCGGCACGGTCGCCGCGGGTGTCTCCAAGGCGCACGCGGACGTCGTCCTCATCTCCGGCCATGACGGCGGTACGGGCGCCTCGCCGCTGACCTCGCTGAAGCACGCGGGCGGTCCCTGGGAGCTCGGCCTCGCCGAGACCCAGCAGACGCTGCTGCTCAACGGCCTGCGCGACCGCATCATCGTGCAGACCGACGGCCAGCTGAAGACCGGCCGTGACGTGGTCATCGCCGCGCTGCTCGGCGCCGAGGAGTTCGGTTTCGCGACCGCGCCGCTCGTCGTCTCCGGCTGCGTCATGATGCGCGTCTGCCACCTGGACACCTGCCCGGTCGGCATCGCCACGCAGAACCCGGTGCTGCGCGAGCGGTACAACGGCAAGGCCGAGTACGTCGTGAACTTCTTCAAGTACATCGCCGAAGAAGTCCGCGAGATCCTCGCCGAGCTGGGCTTCCGCTCCATCGAGGAGGCCGTCGGCCACGCCGAGGCCCTCGACGTCACCCGCGCGGTCGACCACTGGAAGGCGCAGGGCCTGGACCTGGAGCCGCTGTTCCACGTGCCCGAGCTGCCCGAAGGCGCGGTCCGCCACCAGCTGATCGCCCAGGACCACGGTCTGGAGAAGGCGCTCGACAACCAGCTGATCAAGCTCGCCGCGGACGCCCTGTCCGCCTCGGACGCCACCGAGGCGCAGCCGGTCCGCGCCCAGGTGCAGATCCGCAACATCAACCGCACGGTCGGCACCATGCTCGGCCACGAGGTGACGAAGAAGTTCGGTGGCGCGGGCCTGCCCGACGACACCATCGACATCACCTTCACCGGCTCCGCCGGCCAGTCCTTCGGCGCGTTCGTGCCGCGCGGTGTGACGCTGCGCCTGGAGGGCGACGCCAACGACTACGTCGGCAAGGGCCTCTCGGGCGGCCGGATCGTGGTCCGCCCGGACCGCGCGGCCGACCACCTCGCCGAGTACAGCGTCATCGCCGGCAACACCATCGGCTACGGCGCCACCGGCGGCGAGATGTTCCTGCGCGGCAAGGTCGGCGAGCGCTTCTGCGTCCGCAACTCCGGTGCGACGGTCGTCTCCGAGGGCGTGGGCGACCACGGCTGCGAGTACATGACCGGCGGTCACGCGGTGGTGCTCGGCGAGACGGGCCGCAACTTCGCGGCCGGTATGTCCGGCGGTATCGCGTACGTCATCGACCTGGACCGCGACAACGTCAACGTCGGCAACCTGGACGCCGTCGAGGCGCTGGACGACACCGACAAGCAGTGGCTGCACGACGTGGTCCGCCGCCACCAGGAGGAGACGGGCTCGACCGTCGCCGAGAAGCTCCTGGCCGAGTGGGACACCGCCGTCGAGCGCTTCAGCAAGATCATCCCCAGCACGTACAAGGCAGTGCTCGCCGCCAAGGACGCCGCCGAGCGAGCCGGTCTCTCCGAGTCCGAGACCCACGAGAAGATGATGGAGGCGGCGATCAATGGCTGA
- a CDS encoding VIT1/CCC1 transporter family protein: protein MAIIETEAALHEAHRDNHTHRDVNGGWLRPAVFGAMDGLVSNLALMTGVAGGSVSQHTVVLSGLAGLAAGAFSMAAGEYTSVASQRELVEAELDVERRELRKHPKCEEAELAALYRARGVEPRLASEVARQLSKDPEQALEIHAREELGIDPGDLPSPTVAAVSSFGSFALGALIPVLPYLLGASSLWPAVLLALFGLFLCGAVVAKVTARTWWYSGLRQLFLGGAAAGVTYALGTVFGTAVG from the coding sequence ATGGCCATCATCGAGACCGAGGCGGCGCTCCACGAGGCGCACCGCGACAACCACACCCACCGGGATGTGAACGGCGGCTGGCTGCGCCCCGCGGTGTTCGGTGCGATGGACGGCCTCGTCTCCAACCTGGCCCTGATGACCGGTGTCGCGGGTGGCTCGGTCAGTCAGCACACCGTCGTCCTCAGTGGACTCGCGGGCCTGGCCGCCGGCGCCTTCTCGATGGCCGCCGGCGAGTACACCTCCGTCGCCTCGCAGCGTGAGCTCGTCGAGGCGGAGCTGGACGTGGAGCGGCGCGAGCTGCGCAAGCACCCGAAGTGCGAGGAGGCCGAGCTCGCCGCGCTCTACCGGGCGAGAGGAGTCGAGCCGCGGCTGGCCAGTGAGGTCGCCCGGCAGCTGTCGAAGGACCCCGAGCAGGCGCTGGAGATCCACGCCCGGGAGGAGCTGGGCATCGATCCCGGCGATCTGCCCTCGCCCACCGTGGCCGCGGTGTCGAGCTTCGGCTCCTTCGCGCTGGGCGCGCTGATTCCCGTACTGCCGTACCTGCTGGGTGCGAGCAGCCTCTGGCCGGCCGTGCTGCTGGCTCTGTTCGGCCTCTTCCTGTGCGGCGCGGTCGTGGCCAAGGTGACGGCACGCACCTGGTGGTACAGCGGGCTGCGGCAGCTGTTCCTGGGAGGTGCGGCGGCCGGTGTGACGTACGCCCTGGGCACAGTGTTCGGAACGGCCGTAGGATAA
- a CDS encoding ADP-ribosylglycohydrolase family protein: MASIACIPSVPAPGDAAELRARARGALLGLAVGDALGAPAENMKPSEIRARWGRITGYVAEHPAGTDDTEYAIFSGLLLARHGSALTPAHVEAAWHEWIADRDEGPFRGAGFSERGTLENLRRGLAAPISAQHRHAWSDGLAMRAAPFGVFAPGRPAEAARLVAIDGSVSHDGEGIYGGQAVAAGVAAAMAGAQPVAVVAAALAVVPDDSWTARCLRRAVAVAHRGERAVRSAVVIGGYPWTDLAPEAVALAFGAYAAADGDFGQSVLTAVNMGRDADTTAAVAGALAGATRGVSAIPKAWTTPIGPVRGRCLPAMAGYHVLDVADLLTPAVRDEEPVPTDFALAGDGTEAPS; encoded by the coding sequence ATGGCATCCATCGCCTGTATCCCCTCCGTCCCGGCGCCCGGGGACGCCGCCGAACTCCGCGCACGGGCCCGCGGCGCACTGCTCGGCCTGGCCGTCGGCGACGCGCTCGGGGCTCCGGCCGAGAACATGAAGCCCTCCGAGATCCGCGCGCGGTGGGGCCGTATCACCGGATACGTCGCCGAGCACCCCGCCGGCACGGACGACACCGAGTACGCGATCTTCTCCGGCCTCCTCCTGGCCCGGCACGGCTCGGCACTGACCCCCGCGCACGTGGAAGCGGCCTGGCATGAATGGATCGCCGACCGCGACGAGGGCCCCTTCCGGGGCGCCGGCTTCAGCGAACGCGGCACCCTGGAGAACCTCCGCCGTGGCCTGGCGGCCCCCATCTCCGCCCAGCACCGGCACGCCTGGAGCGACGGTCTGGCCATGCGCGCGGCCCCCTTCGGGGTGTTCGCGCCCGGCCGCCCGGCGGAGGCGGCCCGGCTGGTGGCGATCGACGGCTCGGTGAGCCATGACGGCGAGGGCATCTACGGCGGCCAGGCGGTGGCGGCGGGCGTGGCGGCGGCGATGGCGGGCGCCCAGCCGGTCGCGGTCGTGGCCGCCGCCCTCGCGGTCGTGCCCGACGACTCCTGGACGGCCCGCTGCCTGCGCCGCGCGGTGGCGGTGGCCCACCGCGGCGAACGCGCGGTCCGCTCCGCGGTCGTCATCGGCGGCTACCCCTGGACCGACCTGGCCCCCGAGGCGGTCGCCCTCGCCTTCGGCGCGTACGCGGCGGCCGACGGCGACTTCGGACAGTCCGTCCTGACGGCGGTGAACATGGGCCGCGACGCGGACACGACGGCGGCGGTCGCGGGCGCCCTGGCGGGCGCGACGCGGGGTGTGTCGGCGATCCCGAAGGCCTGGACGACCCCCATCGGCCCGGTCCGCGGCCGGTGCCTGCCGGCGATGGCGGGCTACCACGTACTGGACGTGGCGGACCTGCTGACACCGGCGGTACGCGACGAGGAGCCGGTGCCGACGGACTTCGCCCTGGCGGGCGACGGAACGGAGGCCCCCTCATGA